From Leptodactylus fuscus isolate aLepFus1 chromosome 11, aLepFus1.hap2, whole genome shotgun sequence, one genomic window encodes:
- the LOC142185427 gene encoding protein EOLA1-like, with amino-acid sequence MEFGCLSFRQPYAGLILNGMKTVESRWRPLLAEHRYRTLAVHIAVNDWEKEQWRDVLQNRMGMTFEEVQDLVEQGERFGRGVIAGLIDIGVTWQHVEATIPAEEVTELENKALLTEMDGKYLTLISNPRWLLEPIPAKGGKDVWQVIIPDYFIPT; translated from the exons ATGGAGTTCGGCTGCCTCTCCTTCCGCCAGCCCTATGCAGGCCTCATCCTGAACGGCATGAAGACGGTGGAATCGCGCTGGCGCCCTCTGCTGGCCGAACATCGGTACCGCACCCTGGCCGTGCACATTGCTGTCAATGACTGGGAGAAGGAGCAGTGGAGGGACGTGCTGCAGAACAGGATGGGGATGACATTTGAGGAGGTGCAGGACCTGGTGGAGCAAGGGGAGCGGTTCGGCAGGGGAGTTATTGCAG GGCTCATTGACATCGGAGTAACCTGGCAGCACGTTGAAGCAACTATCCCCGCTGAGGAGGTCACGGAGCTTGAGAACAAAGCCTTGTTAACAGAAATGGATGGCAAATACCTGACACTGATTTCCAATCCCAGGTGGTTATTAGAACCAATTCCAGCAAAAGGTGGCAAAGATGTTTGGCAAGTGATAATACCGGATTACTTCATTCCCACTTAA
- the SOWAHD gene encoding ankyrin repeat domain-containing protein SOWAHD gives MDPNIDWQDTSKKVWEKKKSLENMVKKPNGSTEEDVENRSSFIRDARSMKRMESMSRTPSPATISKRKRGMRGSLWSTTGSLPFGGAWISAASFDAIDAQDQQLQESGTSDLVLDPVEHAWMLMVAEGNFEDLQDSLQQDPSLLYKKDFVTGYSVIHWIAKHGHHEDLIKLMDFASATCYFLDVNTRASGGLTPLHIAALQGHAMVIKVLVGAYNADIHIRDHNGRKAWQYLKLKTDRNLLVLLGAPEEEEAGATAGMNNNNNSHAATLQRMVRQGYDEVDALPKVALSVAPFRNFIRNAYSFLKNW, from the coding sequence ATGGATCCCAACATAGATTGGCAGGATACGAGCAAAAAGGTATGGGAGAAGAAGAAGTCTCTGGAGAACATGGTGAAGAAGCCAAACGGCAGCACAGAGGAAGACGTGGAGAACAGATCTTCCTTTATACGAGATGCAAGAAGCATGAAGAGGATGGAAAGTATGAGCAGGACTCCGTCACCTGCCACCATAAGCAAAAGGAAAAGAGGAATGAGAGGAAGTCTATGGAGCACAACCGGGTCGCTGCCGTTTGGTGGAGCATGGATCTCTGCAGCTAGTTTTGATGCCATTGATGCTCAGGATCAGCAGCTGCAAGAATCGGGTACCAGTGATTTGGTGCTTGACCCGGTGGAGCATGCATGGATGTTAATGGTTGCAGAAGGCAACTTCGAGGATCTCCAGGACTCCCTGCAGCAGGATCCCAGCTTGCTCTACAAAAAAGACTTTGTGACTGGTTACTCTGTGATCCATTGGATTGCCAAACATGGCCACCACGAGGACTTAATAAAGCTTATGGATTTTGCAAGCGCCACTTGCTACTTTTTAGATGTCAACACTCGTGCTAGCGGTGGTTTAACCCCACTCCATATTGCGGCATTACAGGGGCACGCCATGGTCATCAAAGTTCTGGTTGGGGCATACAATGCTGACATCCATATTCGTGACCATAACGGACGAAAAGCTTGGCAATACCTAAAGCTCAAGACTGACAGGAACCTTTTGGTACTCCTAGGCGctcctgaagaagaggaggctggTGCAACGGCTGGCATGAACAACAATAACAACAGTCATGCAGCGACTCTACAGAGAATGGTACGACAGGGCTACGACGAAGTGGATGCTCTACCTAAAGTAGCCTTGTCAGTAGCGCCCTTCAGGAACTTTATAAGGAATGCTTATAGTTTTCTTAAGAACTGGTAA
- the RPL39 gene encoding large ribosomal subunit protein eL39 yields MSSHKTFRIKRFLAKKQKQNRPIPQWIRMKTGNKIRYNSKRRHWRRTKLGL; encoded by the exons TCGTCCCACAAGACCTTCAGAATTAAGAGGTTTCTTGCCAAGAAGCAGAAACAGAACAGGCCAATCCCACAGTGGATCAGAATGAAGACTGGCAATAAGATCAG GTACAACTCCAAGAGAAGACACTGGAGAAGGACCAAGCTCGGCCTGTAA